Part of the Peromyscus maniculatus bairdii isolate BWxNUB_F1_BW_parent chromosome 23, HU_Pman_BW_mat_3.1, whole genome shotgun sequence genome is shown below.
GCTCTGTGACCCACCCACCCATCATTGTTTTGGAGGCTGAGTCCCACCGAGCCTTAGTATTAAGTACATCTGACATAGGAAGTCGGGTGGCCCACAGTTAGATGCCACTTTCCATATCATTGAAAACATCGCTTTGCAGCTGCCAAGAGAGTAGACACAGACATGGGAAGTGGTGGCAGCAAAGAGGCTATCACCATgccagccagagccaggtggGCACACAGAAGGGGTTCTGGGAGGATGCAGTGGCATCTGGCCCCGCAGAACCAGAAGGCAGAGGTGcacaggaaggagcagaggaaggTACAAGGCCTCCAGGTCCAAAGGCTGGCTGTGACCCTGGTCTGCCTTGCACTGGCTATGGAAGCCAAAACCTGGgctgaagagcactggcttcaTAGCACAAGGAATTCAGTTCTATCCCCAGTGCCGAGGAGAGAGGCAGCCTAGCTCACCTGGGGAGTTCCAGGTCTGTGAGGACCCTTTGACCTTGACattaaaagggggaggggggctggagagatggcccagtaggtaaAGCTCTTGCCATGTAAGCTCGAGGGCCAGAGTACACAGTAGTGTGTCTGGGACCCCGGCTTTCCTGTGGTGAGATGAGGGCCAACAAGAAAACCCCCAGAAGCTAGCCTGGCAAACACAGGGGCAAACAAAAGACGCTGTTTCAAACACAGTAGACGGTGAGGACCAACACCTGCGGTTTTCCATTGATTCCCCCCCACAAACCCAACGGTGGGCAAACATGCCtgtgtgcacacttgcacacactcaTAAGCAAAGATTGTTTTTAAGGTGGACAGTGCTTGAAGAATGAGACCTCCACTTGCACACACACgtatctgcacacatacacacaagagaaTCCAAATGCCACTTTTTGACTGTTCTTTGAACTCGTCTGTGAATTGAGATTGGCTTTCAGGGAGCTGTGTTAAATATATTAATGAGATGTGGTAAAAGCACCTACACAGAAAAGGTGCAGGGCTGAGCTCAGGGTCTCCTTGGATGGGCTGGGGACAGATGGTCTGCTGGACGCCTATAGCATGAtgctgaggaaggagggggacACCCCTGGACTATATAATACTCCAAGTATCAACACTCCATGTCCTTCAGAGACAGGTGTGTCTGTCCGCAGGGGTTAGGCTTGGGCAAACCCAGTCAGCCATATGatagccaggaaacagaaagtctCATCCCTCCCAAACTAGCTggattccagtgtgtgtgtgtgtgtctctgtgtgtgtgtgtgtgtgtgtgtgtgtggagagagagagagagagagagagagagagagagagagagagagagagagaagctcaaGGCATCTTCCAGTACACTTTAATCAATATTCCATCATCACAAGAGCTCTTGTGGCATACAATGTCAGGATGGGCATGTCAACGTCAACTTGGTCCTACAAATGGAACATCCATGGATCCGCACTTCAAAcatgtatgaaaaataaaatatataatatttatagcTTTATAAATTTCCCCACTGAAtcactttctctttaaaataaattatgataTATGATGTAGCCTGGAGTCACTAAGCAAGTAGCAGCCAAATGACACCCGTTTTCTCCAAAGTTCTGGGGGGGAAATACTCGGTGGGGGCAGTCAGATGCTCACAGGAACCAATGTGGCTTACCAAACAAGCTCACTCTTCACAGTGGGCTGAGCATCAAAAGAATATGGGAGGCTTCTAATAGCTGTTCGTTCTTTTGTGGGGAAGAAAGTAAATCCCCAAACCACACCGAATGTTGTAGAAGCTGCAAATGAACTTTTGGCACCAGATGAGAAGAGCAGCTTTTCAAAGCCAACCCAGCGATGATCCTTAGAAGCGTGGGTCTGAGAGGtggcagaggggaggagaaggctgTGGGGGACCTTCCCCGTGGGTGGTCTCTGCTTTGGGGATGGCGGGGGGATTGTCTGGGCAGCTGGCCCCCCACCAGCTGCGATTCCCTCAGAGGGAAAGACCAGAACACACAGGAACACTGGGGGAGAGACCGTTTTGCGGATGGGGGTAGCGTCTTTGCGATGTGTTCGGTCAAAAGCagggatgtgcacacacacaagggaCGCAGGCCACCCCAGCAGGATGGCCACACAGCCATCAGAGGGGACAAAGAGGAAGCACACACGGGATACCGAGGATCCGAAGCACAGGTAGGGCTGGGCTCCACTAGCATTTacaggggctggaggaagggccCACAGACTTCAACAGAATCCCAGCAGGAAGTGGCTCGGGACTCTTCCCGAGGGATCCTGGTactaccccccctcccccgaaaaACCGACAAAAATCAGAAGGAACAAATGAGCCTAAGACAAGGGTGGCCACACAGCCTGTCTTGGAGGTTTCCTGGGAACAGGCTCTGGCTCTTTTCTGTCCAGGCCAGAGGTTTTAGTTGAACTGGGGAgtagatggccttgaactccccagAACAGCCCGATCTTGGCCTCCTGGACAGGGAGAAGGGAGCTACAAATCCAGGAGACGCTCCTCGCACGTCTCCACCGGCCACTTGGAAGCCCCTCCAAACACATCGACATTGTTGTCCACCCACGGGATGATGTTTCCAGGCATGTTCGTGGAGCAGTTGGCGATGTTGATGATTTCTTGCGCCCGGAGGACACGGTCCCATATGTTGAACTGGCTAAGCTCTCCGACAAAGGCCTGTGTGGCATCAAATCTCCCTCCCACGGTGTCCTGGAGAATGGAAACAAGACACTTGGGGCAGGCTCCCAAGGAGAAATGGCCTCCCGACTCCCCATCAGGGAAGCAAGATGGAGAGAACCATGGATTCTACAGGTCCTGAAGCTCCATGGCATTCGAGGTGTGGGAAATGGCTTTACTCAAACCACCTATTTTacacaggggaaactgaggcagaaaggaaAGACAGTTGCCTAATGCCTGACTCAGCCCCTTTCAGGAGAGAAGTAATggaggaggtgaggaaggaggCCATGAATGAGATGGTGAGCCCTTAAAGTGCTTAATGATCACCAAGCTAGCTCTTCCCTGCCCGGGACCAGCTGGCTTCTTTCCTGCTCCTCACCTAGATAGTTTCCTGAATCATCTTTCTCCCCAGTTCCCCCGCAGGTACCCTAGGTGCAAATGCAGGCACTCACAGGGACACTGGAGATGCCTTCCTATAAGGCAGCTGGACCTGAGTCACTAGATGACCCTGTGACTATAAGGACACTCCCACACCTCTTTGTCAGATACTACATTGCAGTGTCTTGGGCTTTGCAGCTAGGGAGCTTCCTCATGGGGCTGGCTGTCAGGACACAGTGGCAGGGTCTGGGAGAGAGATACCTTGGGCAAGAACAAGGGGATCCTGGGTGGCTGAGTTGCACAGCCCCCTTTGCAGATTCCCTGAGGGAGTACCCACCTGCTCCTGCCCCAGGATGAGCACACCCCCAGGCTTGATGGGGTGCCAGGGTGCCAGGTTCTCCCCAGTGCCAAGCTTCTCCCCATCCTGGAATGCTTCCCACATGCCATCTCGAGTGGTCCAGGTGATACAGATGTGGTGCCACTTGCCATCACTAACAAACAAGGGCAGCTGTGCGACCTGTGGGTATCAACATGCAGGTGAGGACTTGCCAGGGCCCAATCCCACAGATTGCTCCAGGGAAGGGAGTGGACCATCACCTGGAGTCCTAGGGCTACTCTTCTTTCCACTACCGAGGATTCCTGCTGGGCTCCCCCTCCCTGTCTTGTGAGAGATACAACCATGTGGCAATCTCAGGACATTGGACATTCTTGGTTCTGGGTCTGGCTACAGACTGACCCTCCCATGCTAGCCTTGTGCAGGACCTGACCAGTAACACTCAGGGACCTGTGTGTGTACAAAGCCTCACCAGTGCCAAGGGAAGGTCAGGAGGctccatgcatgtatgtgtctgtcagCATAGTACAGAGCACATACAGACCATGCACATACAGACCCCACATTCAACTACGGGAACCCCCTAGCAGCCTGTGAGCACTAGGCTAGGATAGCCCTGTTGTTACTGTTGGTCTCCTAGCAACCTGAAGTCTCCCTCGCAGGAATTGAATGTTTACAAGAGGTCTTAAGGGAGAGGAAAACAAGGCTCTCAGGCACTACATTGTTATTTAGAACAATAAATCCTTAGCTCAGGAAAGTTGTCTCTGCTAGAAGACTCGCAGGCTCACTCCACTGCACAGAATTTTCAACTTCTCGAAGGTGCTCCCGAAGTAAGCAAACACCTCCCAGTGACTGACAAAGATCACAGATAGACTGGGGTCTCCTCTGTGCCAGTCCCAAATGAAGGCTGGGCTTGGGGGGCATGTGTCTACAGCAGGGGCAGCCGTTTAATGCTGGACTAAGGACATTCTTTTATTGTGTTGGATTTGACTTTAGGAGAAGAGAGACACCTTTGCTGTGTGCCCccagctggctttaaactcacagtcATCCTGCATTATCTTCCCAGTTACTGAGAGCCCGCCACGGAGCCCCACTAGGTGGGTGGCTGAGTGACCAGAGGCTCCAGATTAGTCTTTCAAGGAACCATACTCCTGAATGCCTATGGAAATGGGGCATCTGCGCTGGGAAAGGCCAGACTACAGAGCAGCCGAGAAGAGCAGCTGCCAAGGGCTGGGCAGGCGCTGGCTGCAATGGTGAATGAGGGAATGTGGCAGAGggctgttttgtatttttattgtggtGTGATTATACAACTGTGTGCATTTGTCAAGGCCAGCTAAAACTGAAACGTTCACTTCAAGGGTCAGTTTTGCCATGTGTAAGATGCATCTCAATTCATATGACCCCTTTGAAGTGTATGCCTACACTCTCACATGGGTACCCTCAACCAGAGCATCTGGAGAGGGACCATGCGGGCTGCCCCTGCATGCGGAGTCTGCTTTCCTACCCCTTCCGCTCCTTCAACACCTGGATCCTCTACTGCCTCTTGGCCAGACTCAGAGCCCAGGTCTCCATGGGCTGCAGATTCGCTATGCCACCCCCCCATCCCACTGCCAGCCCTCTGGAGTGGGAGTCCCTCCTCCACGCTGAGGAAGTGGTGAAACCGGTTACGGCTGGCCAGGATCTGCTCTGTGTGGCGTTGGCGGACTTCCTCCAGTGCTGATGCCCTTGGACACCAGGGTGATGTTCGAGCAGGCCTCACTCACCTTGTCGTTTATGAGGAGCTCAATGGGATTATTACCCCACTCTATCAGCACAATCTCATTGGCTTGCCCAGGCACAGCATAGGAGAACGGCGTGCCGATGCCCGGGGAGGCGCTGGACCGCAGCCACAGGCAGATGGTGAAGGCGTACAGCTCGGGCAATGTCTTCTTGATCTTGCCATACAGGTAGTTTGTGCGGAGAGGAAGGGACACTTTGAACGCATCTGGTGACTTGAATGCGCTGTTGCctggggagaaggaaaagaggctatagcaggccagcctggccaaagGACACCTCATCAGGACCCATCACTCAGGCAGACCCAGAGCACTTCAGCTCCTGGTCAAAGGGCCCAAATCCAGCAGCCCTAGGGACAGTCCTTGCCTCCTGGACGCTTACACTCGGGTGGGGAAGACAGACCAAAGCCAGTAGAAGGGAAAAGGGACAGGGAGGCAGTGATGTCCGTTAGGAGGACAGTGGCGGGAGGGAGACTCAAGGGTG
Proteins encoded:
- the Nptx2 gene encoding neuronal pentraxin-2; translation: MLALLTAGVALAVAAGGAQDSPIPGSRFVCTALPPEATHAGCPLPAMPMQGGTMSPEEELRAAVLQLRETVVQQKETLGAQREAIRELTSKLARCEGLAGGKARGSGATGKDTMGDLPRDPGHVVEQLSRSLQTLKDRLESLELQLRTNASNAGLPSDFREVLQRRLGELERQLLRKVAELEDEKSLLHNETSAHRQKTESTLNALLQRVAELERGNSAFKSPDAFKVSLPLRTNYLYGKIKKTLPELYAFTICLWLRSSASPGIGTPFSYAVPGQANEIVLIEWGNNPIELLINDKVAQLPLFVSDGKWHHICITWTTRDGMWEAFQDGEKLGTGENLAPWHPIKPGGVLILGQEQDTVGGRFDATQAFVGELSQFNIWDRVLRAQEIINIANCSTNMPGNIIPWVDNNVDVFGGASKWPVETCEERLLDL